A window from Streptomyces sp. NBC_00271 encodes these proteins:
- a CDS encoding toxin-antitoxin system, antitoxin component — MAKTQLNVRVDEGTARAARERALERGMSVNRYIEELVRQDTGEVGHTFVDAASDFMKQYANVFAEEFGADREGARDTFRDGSREGRR, encoded by the coding sequence ATGGCGAAGACTCAGCTGAACGTGCGGGTGGACGAGGGCACGGCGCGGGCGGCCCGGGAGCGGGCCCTGGAGCGCGGCATGAGCGTGAACCGCTACATCGAAGAGCTGGTCAGACAGGACACCGGGGAGGTCGGTCACACCTTCGTCGACGCGGCCTCCGACTTCATGAAGCAGTACGCGAACGTCTTCGCCGAGGAGTTCGGCGCGGACCGGGAAGGCGCACGGGACACGTTCCGCGACGGCTCGCGCGAAGGTCGTCGTTGA